The nucleotide window aatatagaagaaaagaatataaagCATGAGTTGAGAGCAAAAGCTGCCGGAATTAGtccaaagaaagaaaggaaagaataaTGTTTCAATGAAAATGGAAGCAAAGAAGCCTTGAGTCCCGAGGCAAAGTCTATATGAAATCTTTTCTACTTTAGTGTCTTTCTCTTTTGTCGTTCAATTGTTTGATGCTGTAATTCTTCTCCTTTGTGTTACAACTGATTCTTAATTTTCTTATGAGGAAAagaatatctttttaaatattatatcaaacacattttcaaatattaaaaatattaagatacaACAACTGAACAATCCGAAttgtatttacattttaataacttttttaaagtaataatcAAGAATATGCTAACTCATTTTAATCTCTGAAGGtagaaataatataagaatCTGCATACATAAAttctttataaaagaaaagaatatgaaGCAAGTAGCCTTGAGTAGAGAGAAAAGGCAAAGATGGAACCAACGAATGACTTGCAAGGTTCATGGAATCAAAGAAGCCTTAAGAGGCAGGCAAAGTATATATGAAATCCAAAATACCAAAAGGAACTTGGgaaattgttgaaaagattCTTTAACAACTTTGAAAAGAATGGAACCAAGAAGCCTTGAGACAGAAGGAAAAAGATCGAAgcattataagataaaaattacataccatcctctttctcttttctacATTTGATCCATCATTATTCATCCTCAAACTTTCAACAATCAGAATCACTCAAAAATTTACATCATGGAAATTGTTACTTCATCTGTCAGTTCAATTTCAGAGTTTTTTTTCAGCCGTTTGTTTGATGCAGCAGGTGGTCGGATTGGTTACCTGCTTAACTACAATGACAACATCGAGGCATTAAGAAAGCAAGCTCAGAAACTCAAGGCTACTAGAGACAGCATCCAAGTGAGAATTGATGCTGCtgaaagaaacagagaaattGTCTTACCTGATGTCCAAAATTGGATATCAGAAGTTGGTAAAGTCAACGAAGAAGCTGAAAAGTTTTTAGATGATGAAGGCAGTGCGAACAAGATGTGCTTCAGAGGGTGGTGCATCAACCTCAGATTGCGTTACCGGTTCACCAAGGTGGCAAAACAGAAGATAGCAGTGATCACTCAGCTCCAAGAAGATGGAAAATTCCAAACTCTATCTCAGCCTGCTCCTCCTCCTTCAGGAATTATCTCACCAACTGTGGGATTTTCCGGAATTTTAGAATCCAGAGaatcaatcaagaatgaaattatggAGGCCTTGAAAGATGACAGGGTCAGCATAATTGGAATATGTGGGATGGGGGGTGTGGGTAAGACCACACTAGTGAAACAAGTTGGCAAACAAGCTAAAGAAGAGAAGTTGTATGATTCAGTAGTTCTGGTGGTTGTGTCTCAAAACCCAAATATCATGAATATTCAAGCCGAAATTGCTGAAATGCTAGGTCTGACTTCACTCTCGGTTAACTCTAAATCAGCAAGAGCAAGTTCTCTGTGGGAGAGAATTAAGGAGGAACGAATCCTCATAATATTGGAtgatatttggaaaaaaattcaattagagGAGATTGGCATTCCTTTTGGGAAGGACCATGGAGGTTGTAAGATCGTGCTTACCACTCGAAGGAAAAATGTATGCGATCAAATGGGCTGTGACAAGACATTTACTATTGGAACTTTGACGAAACAGGAGTCATGGGCGCTATTCAAGGAGCATGTTGGAATGAATGttgaaaattctattataaGCTCAATCGCAAGAGAAATAACCGCTGAATGTGATGGTCTACCGATTGCAATTGTGACTGTAGCCGGGGCACTGAAGAACAGGGGCATGTATGAGAGGCGTGATGCTTTACAACAACTTAAAAGGTCAACATCAACAAATATTGAAGGAATGCATGAAAATGTAATTTCGTCCTTGGAGTTGAGTTACAATTTTCTTGAAAGTGAGGCAAAATCTGTCTTCTTATTTTGCTCTGTATTTCCTGAAGATTTCATAATTCCTGTCGAAGTCTTAGTGAGATACGGAACAGGATTGAGATGGTTCAAAGGCTTGGGGACAATTGAAGATATTAGAGTCAGAACACATGCTATTGTAAGTAACcttatctcttcttttttattgattgGGGAAGAATATGGTGAGAAATATGTCAAAATGCATGATGTAGTTCGTGATGTTGCACATATCATAGCACCCAAACACAACCATACATTCTTAGTGAAAGCTGGTACTAGTTTGAAAGAGTGGCCAGAAAGAGATACATTTGAAGATCTCATGTGCATCTCATTGatgttaaatgatattaaagagGTACCAGATGGGATAGAATGCCCAAAGTTGCAATCGTTGCTGCtgcaacaaaatttcaaattagttgtccctaacaatttctttcaaggCATGAAACATCTTGGAGTTCTAGATTTAAGTTACACTCAATTATCGCCATTGCCTGAGTCACTTTCCTTTCTTGTAAACCTTAGAACTTTGTATCTTAATGATTGCAAATTGGGTGACTTATCTATAATTGGAGATCTAAGCAAACTAGAAATTCTTAGCCTTCGTTTATCTAATGTTAGGGAGATACCTATATCCTTTAACCGATTAACTCATCTgagattattaaatttgaacaattgtAAAGAGTTGACACGAATACCTCTTGGTGTCATATCCTCTCTTTGTAAATTAGAGGAGTTGTACGTTTTGGAAAGTTTTAGGCTTTGGGATTTAGAAGGAGATGGGGGAGATTCAAGAAGCAATGTGAAGCTTGCTGAGTTACAATTCTTATCTAGAATAACTAGTTTGCAAATTATTATCCCCAACCTGAATTTCTTAGTTGATAATGATGTGccattcaaaaacttatcaagcttTACAATAGTAATAGGTGCTCCAACAGATGatgaaaaagaatattttatgtattattcaagGGTGTATTCACGAAAATTGATGATCTCATATAATAATGAGGTTTTGATTTCAAGATTACTTGATTGTTTGAAGAATTTGGTAATTGAAAGAACAAAGTATCTACATATTATAGGTTTGGACAACATCTTTCATGATCTGGTAAATAGAGGGCTGAATGAACTGAAGTGTTTAGCAGTGCTTAATCAGAAGGTAACATTTCTTGTAAATATTTTGGAATGTTCATCATATTTAAGTTTCCACAACTTAGAGTTTCTACAAATTATTGGCAATCCCAACTTGGTTGAATTATGTCATGGTGAACCCTCAATCCAGTCTTTCAATAAgctcaaaattttgattgttaaTTGGTGCGA belongs to Mangifera indica cultivar Alphonso chromosome 2, CATAS_Mindica_2.1, whole genome shotgun sequence and includes:
- the LOC123202097 gene encoding disease resistance protein At4g27190-like translates to MEIVTSSVSSISEFFFSRLFDAAGGRIGYLLNYNDNIEALRKQAQKLKATRDSIQVRIDAAERNREIVLPDVQNWISEVGKVNEEAEKFLDDEGSANKMCFRGWCINLRLRYRFTKVAKQKIAVITQLQEDGKFQTLSQPAPPPSGIISPTVGFSGILESRESIKNEIMEALKDDRVSIIGICGMGGVGKTTLVKQVGKQAKEEKLYDSVVLVVVSQNPNIMNIQAEIAEMLGLTSLSVNSKSARASSLWERIKEERILIILDDIWKKIQLEEIGIPFGKDHGGCKIVLTTRRKNVCDQMGCDKTFTIGTLTKQESWALFKEHVGMNVENSIISSIAREITAECDGLPIAIVTVAGALKNRGMYERRDALQQLKRSTSTNIEGMHENVISSLELSYNFLESEAKSVFLFCSVFPEDFIIPVEVLVRYGTGLRWFKGLGTIEDIRVRTHAIVSNLISSFLLIGEEYGEKYVKMHDVVRDVAHIIAPKHNHTFLVKAGTSLKEWPERDTFEDLMCISLMLNDIKEVPDGIECPKLQSLLLQQNFKLVVPNNFFQGMKHLGVLDLSYTQLSPLPESLSFLVNLRTLYLNDCKLGDLSIIGDLSKLEILSLRLSNVREIPISFNRLTHLRLLNLNNCKELTRIPLGVISSLCKLEELYVLESFRLWDLEGDGGDSRSNVKLAELQFLSRITSLQIIIPNLNFLVDNDVPFKNLSSFTIVIGAPTDDEKEYFMYYSRVYSRKLMISYNNEVLISRLLDCLKNLVIERTKYLHIIGLDNIFHDLVNRGLNELKCLAVLNQKVVEYCSK